The Drosophila suzukii chromosome X, CBGP_Dsuzu_IsoJpt1.0, whole genome shotgun sequence DNA window cAAACGTAGATCATGGGCTGTTGTGCGAGCAATCTGAAACTGAAGGAGCTGAACCTCAACAGCAGTATCTATTTGGCAGCTGATGGATCGGGTTCAGGATCGGGAAAACGCTCCCTGAAGCGGTTGTATAGCAGCCGAAACAGCAGCGGAGTGGGCAGCAGCTCATCCTCGTCGAAGAACTCCTCCAGCCGCAGCATTTGGAGCCGATCCAGTCAGCCTATCTGCGATGACTTCGCCGAGCAGCCCCAGCTGGACAGGTCCTGTGGCTATTACACTTGCAGCAGTGCCAACTCGTCGCCCAGGAAGCACCAGGAGAATGGCGAtgaggaggaggaagaggtACTGATGCGCACCCAGGACATGAGCGAGGCCTCCCAGTCCCGCAACTCCACGGAATCCCATCCGATGGCCGGCAATCTGGAGTGGGAGATGTACATGATGCAGCAGGCGCAGCGCATCATGCCCAAGACATCGTCACCCATCAGCCAGAGGAGGGGCAATGGCCACATACCGGCCTCGTCCTACCAGAAGTGGCGGAACTACCTGCAATCCACGCCCGCACACATGCTGCACAACGTCACCCACATCCCGGAGGCCATTGCCGGCCACTTTTGCCCCACTGGCTTCCCGGGCTTCAGCGATCTTGAGGAAATGGAGAGCGCGGCCAAGCGGTTCAAGGTGGATTTGGCGGAAGAGCCAATGGAGGAGCCGCTGTACACCACCTACCAGCTGCTGGCTGGTTACACGCACACCATATCCACAGATCTGTGAATAGGAAGCCTCTACATCCCACCCCACCCCTTCAATCGCACCATCTCCGCTTGGTTCGGAGTGGTTCGGTGATTGATGGACCCATTGACGTAATCCCCGGCGAGGACTGGCAACAGGTGTGCCAGCTGTCAAACAGTTGGGCAAATACTCATTCTACCCCTTCGACGATTCCATTGCCCAGCAATGGCCATCGCATACGCacgattttacaaaaatacaCACTTTTTTTTACTGTATATCATACAACCTAGATTTAAGGACAGAACAATTATATTGTACGATTGCTATTTAAATCGTTctccaaaatatattttataaaatcttaACACAATGGAATTTTGAACGTTAACACTTATCTCCGGGTTCACATCACTGGGCAAAAAAATTGGTTGCGAATGTAAGAACAGTACGGATAATCTGTGTTGTTAAAAAACAACGCATTGCTTGTGCCATTTACTATGCATTCAATGCGATTCGCATCAAGTCTGCGTCGGAGTTCACGGATCTTTCCCTTTAAAAgttctaaaatattaaaaaacagaTGTTCCCAAGAGTAGAAGattatgtcaaaaaacaccgaagacAATTCGTGAAGTtagtatatttttttactttctaTTTCGGCTTTAAGGAATACAAGCCCTggaacaaaaataaaaacatagcaAGCGTTTTCCTTTCTCTCTTCGAATAGTTACATTTTAAAGGACAGTTTTCATTTATTATCGAAGTAGTACACGTCGCTCAGTAAAAAACAcatattacaaaaaatttaataaagcAAGCATTTCCTATTCACTCTGTAAATATCTAACAGTTTTAACATCAGTCACAACTTAGCATCGTACACGCATACACCTTATAGAAAAAACATGGGACCTATTTATAGTATTCTTAAAAAGTAAGTAAAAGTATTTAAATGTGAGCACGAACAATACCATAAAAAACACCACGTGTCTTAATTTTCAACGTCGGTAAAAGTTTCAAAtctactttttaaaattagaattCGAGTCCGGAccaaatataaaaacatagcAAGCGCTTTCTAATCACTCTACAAATAGGTTACAAAGGTTAATGCCAGTCACAAGTTAGCATCGTACACACGCACGAACACACTACACGTCCAAacgcattaaaaaataaatctattttataaaaaacaacacaattttgaaaaaatttaacgGATAGCTAGCCGTACAACAGTAACCGGTTCTATATTATTTACAAACATCCGTCGGTACAACTACTCAAAAATGATGCGCTTATTTTCTGGTTTTTTTAAACGAAGGTAAATCGGATTAATAAAAACGCGAATTCAACATTGAATATTAGAAAATCCTGTTAGCTATACCATTTATAAAGAATGTTGTAttcaatttattgaacaattttcTTTTAACCGAGGCATGGGTAAATTTTTGAACGTTGCCCTACTCGTCTGTAGATAGTATTTAGTATCCATTCGTTTGATGGAAGTCAATCATGTCTTCAACTAATTTAAATTGTATACACCTTATTAATGTTACAGAGAGGAGGAGGCGAAAAATGATGAGCCGGTAGTCGCTACCGAATCCATTCCTCTAGTGCATGAAGGCAGCGAAGATAACGCGGTGGTCCGAGAAGTCACGCCAAGAAATATAAGAAAGAGGCGTGCTCCGGTGAGTAGTACAGATGAACAACCGGCTAGAAAAACCAGAAAGAAGGCCAAAACCGTTTCCCCATCAATTCCTACGGAAGAGGACTCTGCACCTTTGCAGGAGGAGAGTAGGGCTTTGGTCAACAATTCAGCTGAAGAACCGGCTATAAAATCCAGAAAGAAGGCCAAAACCGTTTCCCCATCAATTCCTACGGAAGAGGACTCTACACCTTTGCAGGAGGAGTCTATCGATGTAATGTCTCCAAGAAAAGGCAGGAAGAGGGCTTTGGTCAACAATTCAGCTGAAGAACCAGCCATAAAATCCAGAAAGAAGGCCAAAACCGTTTCGCCATCAATTCCTACGGAAGAGGACTCTGCACCTTTGCAGAAGGATTGTATCAAAGTGGTCTCGCCGAAAAAAGGCAGAAAAGGGGCTCTGGCTAAAAATTCAGATGAACAACCGGCTAGAAAAactggaaggaaggccaaaaACGTGGACAAGTGTAAAACGTGATGGACTGGATCGGCGGTGGGCTACTACTGCCGACATCGTAAGCGTGAAATCTGTCAGATCCGGGAGCCTCGGAGATCCAAATCTATCGTACCATTAATTTGACTTTTTATGGGTGTTCCTTGTTATTTTTTCCTCCTTTTTGGCCATGTCGCCTGGATCGAAAAGCGGAAATTGTCACTTTGGCTTGAGTGAGAGAGATTGGTCGAGATTTCTGGAATTCGGTTATTAAACACGGCAGTCGGAATCGGACCTACGCAGATCCAGAAGACGTTCACTGGAAGGAACTAGTGCTACAACCTCGAACCTACAAAAACGAGATCACAAACTTGTACAGCACTGATGGCAAGGCAATCGCTAcaaataaaattctaaattcaGAGTGTATTCTTAAGTtgaagtttttatttatgtatcaATAGTCTATAAGAGACGCGAATTCTTAAGCATCCCAAAACTCAATAGTAGTGCCGATCCATTAGGATTATTGGAATCCTatctcgactatagcgttcttccttgtttcctAGTGCCGAACAAATTGTACTGATTATAAATCCAGTCTGTCTTCTCAAGCCTGACAGGAATCCAGAGAGGTTACTTCGATCTAGTTTATAATGCTCATTACTACCAGGGGTTACTACGATCTTGTAATATATGTTATCAATTTGTATTATAAGATTGCCTAAGtaaatgaacaaaaaagaTTTCACGGAGAAGTGTTGGAGATTGTTAGCCCATGTCGTTAACTGCTAGAAACAGTCAGTCTTTTAGGTGAACGCCTTGATTTGAAAAACCTCAAAAATAACGAGTtcttttgactaaaatctgaattccTTTTTTCGCCCTAATAAAGTCAGTGTTTTGGCTGTCCTATTGCAAGTAAGGGTCAGAATGAAGAATGTGATACCTCGTTGAGTTCGTGTCTTCATTTCCAATCCAATGGCATTCCAACCtggaaaatttttatttttgccatttttcgcaaaaaaacatgataaaaaatgataaattgggtcaaaaaataaatgttccttaaagtgatggggatcgatagcatgtgtagcaagctgctcaaaacagtcggttttttagctgtacgccttgatttgactaaactacgactgaaaaaccattaaaaaatgagtatttttgaccaagaTCTGAATtccacaaataaaaaaatgagaaattgggtcaaaaaataaatgttcattaaagtgataggaatcgatagcatttgtagaaagctgctcaaagcaattggtcttttagctgtacgccttgatttggctaaactacgactgaaaaaccactaaaaatgagtatttttgaccaaaatcggaatcccaaaaataaccgatgttcccccttataaaaaataagaaaatgggtcaaaaaataaatattccttaaagtgatgggtttcgatagcatttgtagaaagctgctgaaaacagtcggtcttttagctgtacgccttgatttggctaaactacgactgaaaaaccactaaaaaatgaatatttttgaccaaaatctgaatcccaaaaataaccgatgtacccccttacaaaaaatgcaaaagtgggtcaaaaaataaatgttccttaaagtgattggaatcgttagcatatgttgcaagctgctcaaaacggTCGGTTTTATAGCTGTACGCTTTGATTTGGCTAAATTACGGTTGAAACCCCATATTTTTGCTCTAAAAACTTAGTTTTTTTGTCCTTCATAACGCAATAAAATAGCCAGTGATTGAATTACGAGCTCGACGAGGTATCACATGTCATATTAGgacattttttgtttactttttcgGGCTAAATTCGGGTTTTTCAAAGTATTAGGGAAAGCACCCTAAAATTGTATATTATAAGgctttaaaaacaaaatatccTAGCAATACTTAAATACCCAATTTCGATTGGCACtaattgtttgtattttaaaagCAAATGTTTTTCCTAATATGATTTTAGAGCTCGCCAAATAATTTCTCCCACATAACTCATATTTCCACAACTTTCCGCCCAGCCCATTAACTGATTGCCGGCCACAAAATGTTTTGATTGGGCTTTGATAATACAAAATTCAACAGCCGCCGCAAACCGCGCAGAGTGTCGGAAAGCTGGAAAAGTTCGGGGCTCATTCCAAATTCAAATTGGTGGAAAGAATTAGTAGCCTGCTGCCCGTAATTACGCGGATAAATGTGCATTAATTAGTGCAGCCCAGCTAAAGGCGATTGAAATtggaatggaaatggaaatatttaaaacgaAGCCAGAGATAGGCAAATATGGATTATGGATTGCGGCTTTGGAATTACATTATTAGCATTTGTAATTAGTGTAACACTAGGGAAAACCTTCTATTTTACCATACCCTTTCTTTGCTGGGGATTTCCTGTTTTGGGTaagtataaatataaaatcctGAAAATCAGAGGGAATAAAACGTAAACTCCATACTTAAAATGGGCTCTGGAATATAAACAAGAAATCagttttgttattatttctCTCTCACTAGAAATCCGATAGCCCCGCCGTGTTTACAGGGTATCGGTTGGCAGTATCGATTTTAGTGGCTTGTCAAGTGTCTGGGTGCCCACTTAAGTACCCCCCGCCACACCATCGCACCTCAAGTTCCCGCATTTTCCTGACATTTTTCCCGCTCCTTGGACTCCGCGGACAATGTAGAAAGAGACGGCACCACTGTGAAAAGGGGCGGGTGAAAGAGACAGGGTTACCCAAGTAGTTTAGCTTGCATCGGTGAGTTGCCATAATTGGTGCGGGCTCTCGATTGTTCCCGCAATCAGTCAATCATTCAATCAATCAATGACTTCGACCACTATGCACTATAATTTTAGCCGGCGAAAGAGAGGGGTACATTGGGGCAGAAAGAGACGGGGCGCAATGGTGTCGCACCTCATTGCGAGGTGAAAAAGGTGGCCAACAAGTGCCATGATGATTATTGCGAAACTTTTCCTCTCACCAGCGAAACTTTTCGCCAGAGACAACATATGGTAACTGGGAAAAATTGTGAAGAATAAAAAAGGGGGAAAGAGCACGGGGTTAACATTAAAGGCCCGTTGAAGTGTCagaattttctttatttaatgCAGGCCAACTTTTGCGCCGTCTGACTTTCATGAGCTGCACATAAAAATGATATAGAATTATTAAGTTTTTTCCGTTTGGCCTGTTGGCTGCCATAAAGAACAAGTgtagccaaaaaaaaaaggaaggaaaaaCCCTGCCCCAGGGGCTCTCTTTCCCCATCTCTTTCACTCCGCCCATCTGGCTgaataataaatagtaaatGGTGTTATTTTATAGGGAATTTATGCGCAGGGAAACTGCCAAGGAATCAAATAAGGATGAGAGCGCCATTCTATTGTGtggaaaattgaaaaaatcaCTTATTATATATTTGGAACTTATCAATTAGAAAAAAGGAATAAAGGGCagttaaaaatacaaaatcaTTCAAATTATTAGGCAGccagaaatatatttttaaacagaAAGAAAGAGATTTTGGAGACGAGCACTTGCCAGTCACTTCCGGGCACCTTTTTCCACCCATTAAATCCAGAACATCGTGACCTAACCCCTGGCCAGCAAAGGTCCATGAAATATGCAAGCTGACATTGACCCTGGAACCCGGCACAATTCCGATTGCGATTCCCCTGAACTTTTCAACTCTCGGGACAAACTTTAAAGTGTCAAACTGTTAGCATGCAACCAAGTGGGTAAAAAGAGCAAAATACCCGGGTTAAATCAAACTATTCAGGGCCGGCAACAAGGCGTATACATAATTTAAGGGCCACTAGGCTAacacagaaagaaaaacaAGACAATATTAGCTCCCTGTTTGCacacaaacttttttatagttaAGTATAAGTCTCAACTTTTTACTAGCAAGTCGTTTTAATCGGCTCCGTTTTATGAGCCATTGGGGAGTTTACTTTTGAGGCTTGTTTGTAGTACGTGTATGATATGAATGTTGCAATTTGACATATATATGATGTGATATGAGTAGATGATCCATTTAAATATGTACACAGAACAAAAAAAGAAGCAAGATGATAAACATATCAAAGTGATACTCTTCGTATCCATTCAGACGTTATATTAACAATCATCAAAATGATCATGATATCATAGCGTTtctttttctctgtgtagagATTGAGAATCAAAATAGTAAGCCTTGAAATTTTAAACATTAAtgtgg harbors:
- the LOC108016996 gene encoding uncharacterized protein isoform X1 gives rise to the protein MMRLFSGFFKRREEEAKNDEPVVATESIPLVHEGSEDNAVVREVTPRNIRKRRAPVSSTDEQPARKTRKKAKTVSPSIPTEEDSAPLQEESRALVNNSAEEPAIKSRKKAKTVSPSIPTEEDSTPLQEESIDVMSPRKGRKRALVNNSAEEPAIKSRKKAKTVSPSIPTEEDSAPLQKDCIKVVSPKKGRKGALAKNSDEQPARKTGRKAKNVDKCKT
- the LOC108016996 gene encoding uncharacterized protein isoform X2 gives rise to the protein MGPIYSILKKEEEAKNDEPVVATESIPLVHEGSEDNAVVREVTPRNIRKRRAPVSSTDEQPARKTRKKAKTVSPSIPTEEDSAPLQEESRALVNNSAEEPAIKSRKKAKTVSPSIPTEEDSTPLQEESIDVMSPRKGRKRALVNNSAEEPAIKSRKKAKTVSPSIPTEEDSAPLQKDCIKVVSPKKGRKGALAKNSDEQPARKTGRKAKNVDKCKT
- the LOC108016992 gene encoding uncharacterized protein yields the protein MGCCASNLKLKELNLNSSIYLAADGSGSGSGKRSLKRLYSSRNSSGVGSSSSSSKNSSSRSIWSRSSQPICDDFAEQPQLDRSCGYYTCSSANSSPRKHQENGDEEEEEVLMRTQDMSEASQSRNSTESHPMAGNLEWEMYMMQQAQRIMPKTSSPISQRRGNGHIPASSYQKWRNYLQSTPAHMLHNVTHIPEAIAGHFCPTGFPGFSDLEEMESAAKRFKVDLAEEPMEEPLYTTYQLLAGYTHTISTDL